The following proteins are encoded in a genomic region of Cygnus olor isolate bCygOlo1 chromosome 11, bCygOlo1.pri.v2, whole genome shotgun sequence:
- the ARRDC4 gene encoding arrestin domain-containing protein 4 isoform X2 produces the protein MTPVLRSQEKMVGCWFFTSGPVSLSAKIERKGYCNGEAIPIYAEIENCSSRLIVPKAAIFQTQTYLASGKTKSFRQMVANVRGNHIASGSTDTWNGKTLKIPPVSPSILDCCIIRVEYSLAVYIHIPGAKKLMIEMPLVIGTIPCISFSSRNSSITSQFSVDMSWLALTLPEHPEAPPNYADVVSEEEFSRHVPAYPPPIDCEEQLCCPVFAYIQEFRFQPPPLYSEVDPHPTDVEEVQPVSFML, from the exons ATG ACACCTGTTCTAAGAAGTCAGGAGAAGATggttggttgttggtttttcaCCTCTGGGCCAGTGTCTCTGAGTGCCAAAATTGAGAGGAAGGGATACTGTAATG ggGAAGCCATACCAATCTATGCAGAAATTGAGAATTGCTCTTCCCGCTTGATTGTTCCTAAAGCTGCCATTTTCCAAACACAAACTTACCTGGCCAGCGGGAAGACAAAAAGTTTCCGTCAGATGGTTGCCAATGTGCGAGGAAACCATATTGCCTCGGGGAGTACAGATACCTGGAATGGGAAAACTCTGAAAATCCCACCTGTGTCCCCCTCTATCCTTGACTGCTGTATTATTCGAGTAGAATATTCATTAGCT GTGTATATTCATATTCCTGGTGCTAAGAAATTGATGATTGAAATGCCTCTAGTGATTGGCACTATTCCATGTATTAGCTTTTCAAGCAGAAACTCCAGCATTACCAGCCAGTTTAGCGTGGATATGAGTTGGCTGGCGTTAACCCTACCAGAACACCCTGAAG CACCACCAAATTATGCTGATGTAGTGTCTGAGGAAGAGTTTTCCAGACATGTTCCTGCTTATCCACCACCAATTGACTGTGAGGAACAATTGTGTTGTCCTGTGTTTGCTTACATACAAGAGTTCCGGTTTCAGCCTCCACCTCTTTAttcagag GTTGATCCACATCCAACTGATGTAGAAGAAGTTCAGCCTGTTTCATTCATGCTTTGA
- the ARRDC4 gene encoding arrestin domain-containing protein 4 isoform X1, with protein MEDMNFPSAFQLPQEPLVTSFTGKYGSIQYYVKAILERPAAPDQSVQTELQALAISTSTHQLYGEAIPIYAEIENCSSRLIVPKAAIFQTQTYLASGKTKSFRQMVANVRGNHIASGSTDTWNGKTLKIPPVSPSILDCCIIRVEYSLAVYIHIPGAKKLMIEMPLVIGTIPCISFSSRNSSITSQFSVDMSWLALTLPEHPEAPPNYADVVSEEEFSRHVPAYPPPIDCEEQLCCPVFAYIQEFRFQPPPLYSEVDPHPTDVEEVQPVSFML; from the exons ATGGAAGACATGAATTTCCCTTCAGCATTTCAACTCCCACAAGA GCCTCTGGTGACCTCTTTCACTGGGAAGTATGGCAGTATTCAGTACTATGTGAAAGCAATTCTGGAAAGACCTGCAGCACCTGATCAAAGTGTACAGACGGAGCTTCAGGCATTAGCCATATCGACGTCAACTCACCAGCTTTATG ggGAAGCCATACCAATCTATGCAGAAATTGAGAATTGCTCTTCCCGCTTGATTGTTCCTAAAGCTGCCATTTTCCAAACACAAACTTACCTGGCCAGCGGGAAGACAAAAAGTTTCCGTCAGATGGTTGCCAATGTGCGAGGAAACCATATTGCCTCGGGGAGTACAGATACCTGGAATGGGAAAACTCTGAAAATCCCACCTGTGTCCCCCTCTATCCTTGACTGCTGTATTATTCGAGTAGAATATTCATTAGCT GTGTATATTCATATTCCTGGTGCTAAGAAATTGATGATTGAAATGCCTCTAGTGATTGGCACTATTCCATGTATTAGCTTTTCAAGCAGAAACTCCAGCATTACCAGCCAGTTTAGCGTGGATATGAGTTGGCTGGCGTTAACCCTACCAGAACACCCTGAAG CACCACCAAATTATGCTGATGTAGTGTCTGAGGAAGAGTTTTCCAGACATGTTCCTGCTTATCCACCACCAATTGACTGTGAGGAACAATTGTGTTGTCCTGTGTTTGCTTACATACAAGAGTTCCGGTTTCAGCCTCCACCTCTTTAttcagag GTTGATCCACATCCAACTGATGTAGAAGAAGTTCAGCCTGTTTCATTCATGCTTTGA